In Pseudanabaena sp. FACHB-2040, a single window of DNA contains:
- a CDS encoding type IV pilin-like G/H family protein → MSSSTLVEQAKQGDPDAIASLINQSLQPKGITVNATLNRNFLTILAESETTPDQKSVTQSIEKGIGALKPQGIERIVIKGKASGQKSPAWRSLVELAQPAAEGIAADAKVRQWRGSGRARQALTWLKGTRDLLNTALLAGILLALLAGSRNLGPSREYWEYTVEGVEDGLFELTMQELGAQGWELASARRAVSGEGEYSEGLYEVIFRRPVTAAQARRNLKEAQASQATLAIEGSERLARLRLSSALRAQQFYRITEDRLASSFRELELSSLENDEDYTYSLTVINDRAAQVTAVGKQPGLRSYVGAVFVVGSSTEIIICSSEQPSQTAPPTPTLSGSTPQCAEGSQVAD, encoded by the coding sequence ATGTCCTCATCTACCCTCGTCGAGCAGGCGAAGCAGGGCGATCCAGATGCGATCGCATCTTTGATCAACCAGTCCCTGCAGCCTAAAGGCATCACTGTTAATGCAACTCTTAACCGAAATTTCCTAACGATCCTGGCCGAGTCAGAAACGACGCCCGATCAAAAGTCAGTCACACAATCTATTGAAAAAGGTATTGGTGCGCTTAAGCCCCAAGGCATTGAGCGCATTGTGATCAAGGGCAAAGCCAGCGGTCAAAAAAGCCCCGCTTGGCGCAGCCTCGTTGAACTTGCCCAGCCTGCGGCTGAGGGCATTGCTGCTGATGCAAAGGTGCGGCAATGGCGAGGCAGCGGCAGAGCAAGACAAGCCCTAACCTGGCTCAAAGGTACCCGAGATTTACTCAACACAGCCCTGTTGGCAGGTATTCTCCTAGCCCTGCTGGCGGGTAGCCGTAATCTTGGCCCGAGCCGCGAGTACTGGGAATATACGGTGGAGGGCGTCGAAGACGGCCTCTTTGAACTCACTATGCAGGAGTTGGGGGCTCAGGGCTGGGAGCTGGCCTCTGCGCGGCGGGCCGTCTCTGGCGAGGGCGAATACAGCGAAGGGCTCTATGAGGTCATCTTCAGAAGGCCCGTGACTGCAGCCCAAGCTCGCCGCAACCTAAAAGAGGCTCAGGCAAGCCAGGCGACGCTAGCTATCGAGGGCAGTGAACGATTGGCTCGTTTGAGGCTGAGCAGCGCGTTACGAGCACAGCAGTTTTATCGCATTACTGAAGACAGGCTGGCTAGCAGCTTTAGAGAGCTTGAGCTGAGCTCGTTGGAGAACGACGAAGACTACACCTACAGCCTCACAGTGATAAACGACAGAGCCGCACAGGTTACTGCCGTAGGCAAACAGCCAGGCCTCAGGAGCTACGTCGGTGCGGTATTCGTCGTGGGCAGCAGCACAGAAATCATCATCTGCAGCAGCGAGCAACCCTCGCAGACAGCACCCCCTACCCCAACCTTGTCTGGCAGCACGCCTCAATGCGCCGAAGGTTCTCAAGTAGCCGATTAA